The Neoarius graeffei isolate fNeoGra1 chromosome 10, fNeoGra1.pri, whole genome shotgun sequence sequence ATGGCTACGAGACGAGTGAGCGTTGGCAGAAGTCTGTCCTGACATTCTGGGGATCaagaggtgaaaaaaaaaaaaattaacaccaGGTTACAGTCAATAAGGGGAAAAAGTGCAGATACACCATATAATCACACAGAATATTTATTACTGTATATCAGACAGCATTACACACTGCTTTATCACGTTACCTGCAGTTGTTTCCAATCTCAATGAGCTTGAGGACATCTTCAGTGCATTTGACCTCTCTCTCCTGCAGCCCAACCACCTGCACTTGCTGTTTCCCGTCCTCCAGTACACGCAGCTTTGCTTTACGGTTTAGCAGGTCAAACACCTGGGCACAGCACCAAAATTTACAAAAAGTAATTCACTTCGGCTAGATATGGCACAAAACATATGTACTGCAAACTCTTTGTGATCTTCCACATCCACTAACACTTTATAACCATGAAAGAACTGCTTTACAACATTCAAAACACTATTTTCTGGGGGATGAACAGAAATGTTCGAGTCACTTGCCTTTCCATTGTAAATTTCAAAATAGGTTGTGTAGACTTGAAGATCCAGCTTCTTGTATTTGGGTttcttcagcataagaaaaacatCACAAGCTGCATGGAGTAAGAGTAACAGAACAAACATATTTTTGAGAATGCTTATTTTGAAGCTATTCAAAATGTAGCTAATTTTTGAAAAGGATAACTGTGGATTTAAAAACCCTCGAAGAGCTGCAAATTCTTAAACATTTACCAGCTAAGGCAGAGATTCCTTTAGAACAATCCTGGTCCTTTTTTGAAAAGTCTCCACTCATGGTCTGAGAAACCAAAAGACATCAATGTGAACTTTATACTCAAGCATACTGTAAGTGGAGTTCTGTGCAATACGCGATGCAGACTTAGCCAAAATTGAACTACCTGAATTAAGCACTGTACAGTCATATAAtcagggttcctacacattttcaaatttaaaattccagactttttccatactcaaattctcaggtttggagacttcagcgaacaaacaactactcatatatttaaaagaattacttgaaaatcaaacaggtactcacattatgacataccaccaaaatacataccatatttagcttggcctaaaatttgtatcagtgccctgtttttgtcataaatatatatatacacattacacaaaatACAGGATGCCACTCTGACGCACACGTATCTGATGCACACTTCAAGACATTAAAACACGTGTGTGAAGATGTCAAGCACATACAGGATGTCCCGAAAAAAAATTTATACACACTTTTAAATCACTGtaaagtactgtatgtgtttattaaaatccatgtaattttcaaagagtaatagaatttacagacattttattatttagtcaccgcctgttctcaaactgacatcCATTCTGGTCCAGTCACTGCTGACAATGACGATATAATATCTACAACATAACCTTGTGTTACTTATTTTATGGGCAGTTTTCACTGGATAGTTTCCCAGGGAATGTTAGCCAGAATGAGCTCAAGTTTGCTGATAGATGTTCAATAAATATTTACTACGCACTTGAAGAAGAGTAGCTGTTAGAATAATAAGACAAAATTCTCACCGTTCATCATTTGTTGCCTGAAGGAGTGCATTGCTTGGCGTTTGTTCTTGGCCCCACTTTcgactgagtaaaaaaataagttgaaactttcgacGATGATGCTGTGACCATGCGCTGGTGCTTCTTCCCCTTCATGTGACTTAAAATCGCCGCCTCCCCCATGTTGGAAATATCAAATGATTTTATACAAAGCTTGCATTTAGCCTTACTTTGCCATTTGGGATCTTTTCTCAGCCAAGCTGTGTATTCTGGTTTGGATAGCCATCCATCAGAAAACATGCATTTACCCATTGCCGAGTTTACATTCCTCTCTCTGGTAGTAGGCTATGCCTAACGTAGCCTACGTTGATCTACGTACGTGGGTTGCCTATTCTTGTTATAAGCGGCTTTGGGCTTGCTTTTttgtcacttaaaaaaaaaatcagaagtcgcggATTTTGGGGATGGTGATTCAGAGTTGTAACTTGTTTATATGTATGTTTGCGCACACAGCCTTCATATTTTtgttggcagtttttttttttgtcttgggtcgcttgttttcagggtccatgtgccttatttttctagcaaattctggcaacactgccaaataagccataagcatttttacactgactggagctatgatgtgtgttcacgcgtgttcaagaggtgttttgtagcagggggttttcctgtgtcttgtccaaagtcttgcaagaagcaagcaggttcagggggtgtggcgaagcgcatgccagtacaacagaacacccgtttccctccctccgcatttcaacacatttctttggcaaaattcaactgaatgtcggaatgttgagcttcattttactatgtagtggcaaaggtctggaaacacaaatatttctccataccctgatttccattttccatacttttccagacctggaaaatactaaaatcaaattccatacttttccatactgcATAGGAACCCTGTATAATacatttattcaaaaaaaaaatgttctctcACATGCGTTTTTCCACTTCCAGTTTGGCCATATGCAAAGCATGTAGCCATTCCTCTCTCAAAGATGGCTTCCACCAAAGGTCTTGCTGTAAACCTGCACAGAAGAACTTCTTAAATTACACGTCCACCCGAGACGACAACAAACTCTTATCACTAGTGGATTACAATTAATTTGTAGATACATGGACAAGAAAAGGCAAACCTGTAAACCATTTCATTTGTTGCAAGGTCATCAAAAGCGTAATCAAAGCGAAAGTTTTGATTCTCCAGGTAACGGGTGAGGTCCACTTTCTGCTTAAGCTCATGGACCATAACGACACCATTACTAAGGATGGTGATCACATCAAGCTCTTTTCCACTGAGTTCTACAACACAGGATTGACACATTCTTTAACACACTCAGTGATTTTAAAAGACATCAGTTGCATTCAGTGTTGTGTTTATTTTAAGCTATTTGAGTTCATATTCCTGTTAAAAGGAATCAAAAGGCTTCAGCATCAACTGGCAAATTCTAATTATTAGTAGGCTTTAGAACGGGTTACATATTTTGAGTCTAAACTGGTTGCTGAAGTTAATCCATTAGAAAACTGAGATTACAGGGCACATGACACAAATATTAAGAATTCAGAACAGTGATACAGCATTTTAATAAGTGAATAAGAAAACATACAAAAgtctgtttttacctttttcgtTAAGAGGGCGCTTCCTCACGCAAACACATATTTGGTGCTCTTCGATCTGCCAATATTAAGTGTCTCTTTACTATTACAGCTAAAAATCAGCACATGAAAATTTCACAAAAGGTCTGGCAAACATCCATGGCAAGATGATAAAAATGTACTTCAGTTCATACTCACCAAATCAGCTGTGTTTAGTTGGTTGCAATTTAGGCTTTCCCTAAAGTCACTGATCATCTGCATTATTTCATAGTTGGGGTTTGTTGTGTCcacttccttaaaaaaaaaagtaatttatcaTATAACATACAGCAAGACATTAAAATGCCTATAGGTATTATTATAGGGGAGATTGCAAAGCTAGTCTTTAATGTAAGTAATATATCATAGTGACCAAACACAAGGCACACAATACCCAAATTTAGCCCCAAGGTTAAATAAGGGTGTATATGCAAGTAGGACGTATTCTACATCAAGATAAGAGATGATAATATTTTGATTATGGTATTTTTAAAATCATAGGCATGCACTTACCTGCGCTCTCTTTTCCTTTAGCTCTTGCTGCTGCAGTCGCTGCCTCTCTCTTTTCTCCTGTACTTTCTCCACATCTTTCACACAGTTGGATTTCATCCTCGCTGCCAAACACCATGACAACACAGTCAGACAATCCTGACTAAACAACAGCGTCTTTCACTTCCTTTGTTAAAGGATCTTTTCCTCTTCTCGCTCTGTCCTTGTTCCTATATTGCCTGCATTTAATGTATAACTGCTAAAGATTCTGCATGAAGGAATAATTGAACACAGACTAAATACCAGTTAAAGTGAATAGCCAGACTGAAACTGTGTGTACAAATCAATACAAACTAGGgggaattggaaaaaaaaaaattatataaatcaCTCCCGGCAGCCAGTGAGCTTGCCGCCTATAAACACGTTATTGCCAGCtactcacagtgtgtgtgtgtgtgtgtgtgtgtgtgtgtgtgtgtgtgtggggggggggggggggggggggggggaattattatttttttatttccttgtatttttatgtgacatgctttatttgtttttattcactgaaaaaaAGTTATCTTTCTAAATGGCAAGAATCATGCTCCTATGTCAACGGGCATTTACCTGTACCTGTACCTGTGTCAGTACTACACATGCATTATCAAGCTGAGCAAGATTTACACTTCATAAAAAATGAAGCCTGTTGTTTTGCAAATTTTgttgccattaaaaaaaaaatcacatggtttgATTGACTGATTTGactgtgttcattgtgctgcttgctctaccatgagcttaacaatgatctttgtgcgacAATGCTAAATGAACAGTGACCGCCTACAAAAGTGACTGGATTGTTTTCACCTCCCATCTTTGTTCCCAAGCGGTAGCTAGGACTGGCCTTTCAAAAGTGATGTCAGCCTGAATCGGTCAGTTGAAACTTTTATTGTCATTAATGAAGTACAAAGTTAATagacaaattaaaataaaaacctgCAATTTGTGTTAACATTTGTTTAGATTAATAGAATTACAGTTGAACAGATGTTTCACTAACATTTTTCGTTCAGTGTTTAATAGTAGTATAAATACATTCATGTATAAGTCATTCAGAATAATTTGCACTGACTCAAATTTTAATTCAAGTTCcttatttaaaatattttgtctCTTTAGTTCTGATAAAGTTTACTGAATATTTCAGTTTCACGAGATCTCTTTATTGTCTTTTATTGTTCTAGTCTTGAAGCTCTTCTGAGGGTTACCATTTTTCTATTGAAGCCTCAGACCCAGAAGAATTTTGAAGATAGACCTTCACAATAATAACTGAATATTcaataatttatttcatatattatAAGTTGACCCATGACTGACCTAAAAaaataagagtgctctgagagcacaatatcccccgctggcaactatgccataacgctggtaaaatgagactgaattgaacgaaattgcaatatgtgtattaccaacatataacaaagaatcttgccaagtttcgtgaaattcctccaaaaattgtgagaggagttgatttcagaaggtgagtacccttcccgggatggacattgccacgacataatcccccttcgggcctttcagccagcgggggatagaaactttttgccaaattacatgaaattcctccaaaaattgtgagggaagttgatttcagaaagcaagcacaccttgatgaaattgccaaagtacaagtttgttaataatcaagagcataactctggtaaaatttgcccaaattaaacgaaatttcaatatgcgtataactgtcatataacaaagtcttctgccaagtttggtgaaattcctccacaaattgtgagaggagttgatttcagaagaacgtacaccctcatgaaattgtcaaagtacaagttatttaatcaagggtcaaaactctggtaaaattttcacaaacaaaattaaattgcaatatgcgtattaccgtcatataaagaCCTTCTGCCAAGCTTTGAAAAATTCATCCaaatattgtgagaggagttgctgtcagaaggcaagcacaccttcatgaaattgtgaaagtacaaggttgttaatcaaggaccacaactctggtaaaatgtgaccaaattgaacaaaattataatatgagtactaccgacatataacaatgccttttgccaagtttcatgaaattcctccaaaaattgtgagaggagttgatttcagaaggaaaacacactcatgaaattgtcaaagtatcattttgttaatcaaggggtgtaactctggtaaaatgtgactgaattgaacaaaattacaatatgtgtactactgacatataacaatgcctcttgtcaagtttcgtgaaattccgccaaaaattgtgaggagttgatttcagaaagtgagtaccctttcctaggatggacggacggacggacagacatcgccatgacttcgggcctttcagccagtgggggataaaaatttgaAAATAAGTCAAACTGGCATGAAATCATCAGAGGCTTTACTTTCATTTTCATCAATTTTATATTTTTCACATATTACCCACCTAAATCATGAAATCAAGAACAACATTTGATTTACTCTGAGATGCAGAATGTTGCAATCTCGATCACTCAGAATGCACTACTATACACCTATatgttaaaaattttctgggggaggaccactCACCTTTTTTGCATTGTGGTGTCAACTAATGCCACCACGGCTCTGCTTACACTTTGGGTCTGCCTACTACTCTTTTCCAAATGTCCCGACTCCAAAAGTTATTGACAGGGCTGGTACTATTATCACATCAACACAGGCTCAAAACTGAATCTCCCAGAACATGCAGCAGCCCTCCAACATGGCCGTCACACCATGCGCTGAATCCCCAGAGTATTGCGTTATTACTGTCACATGGTGCTCATTACTTCCGCGTTTCTTTGTCTGCTATAAACAGACTGGTTACATATGATCATTGCAAAGTATTGCTCAATGTGctactacaacccctggcaaaaagtatggaatcaccagtcttgaatgagcactcattcacacgttttattctgtagaacaaactcagatcacaaacatgatacaataataaagtcattccaaagtgcaccttcttggccttcagaaacactaaaagaaatgaagaaaaagcattgtggaagtcagtaaatgttacttttatagaccaagcacagagaaaaaaatatggactcactcaattctgaggaaaaaaatatggaatcatgaaaaacagacaaacaaaagaacattcaaaacacatcactagtacttagttgcaccacctctggcttttataacgccttgcagtctcttaggcatggacctgatgagtgacaaacagtattcttcatcaatctggtgccaactctctttgattgcagttgccagatcagctttgcaggccggagccttgtcgtggaccatttttttcaatttccaccacaagttttctattgggttgagatctggactatttgcaggccatgacattgactggatgtgtctttcaccaaggaatgctttcacagtttttgctctatggcacgatgcattgtctcatctcatctcattatctcta is a genomic window containing:
- the LOC132892471 gene encoding kinesin-like protein KIF2A, translating into MKSNCVKDVEKVQEKRERQRLQQQELKEKRAQEVDTTNPNYEIMQMISDFRESLNCNQLNTADLIEEHQICVCVRKRPLNEKELSGKELDVITILSNGVVMVHELKQKVDLTRYLENQNFRFDYAFDDLATNEMVYRFTARPLVEAIFERGMATCFAYGQTGSGKTHTMSGDFSKKDQDCSKGISALAACDVFLMLKKPKYKKLDLQVYTTYFEIYNGKVFDLLNRKAKLRVLEDGKQQVQVVGLQEREVKCTEDVLKLIEIGNNCRMSGQTSANAHSSRSHAVFQIILRRKGRLHGKFLLIDLAGNERAADTSTANRQTRLEGAEINKSLLALKECIRALGLNKPHKPFRASKLTQVLKDSFIGENSRMCMIATISPGMASSENTLNTLRYANRVKELTVDLNSITEGVRPNINAINQLGIMEGELSSSPQRDNLKLLCEQNEEDVSPQVSTFHDVVSLLLEVEKQVLDSYSQFKQLLNQKIDVLIELGDKVSSFRSALQEEEQASKQINPKTPHWD